From Microcystis aeruginosa NIES-2549, a single genomic window includes:
- a CDS encoding tetratricopeptide repeat protein: MLKPFPLLLSLLLLPVVPVKALSPFSAPAIVAEDSPNAQIERSIRQVTVKITSEINRGSGIIIGKKGSIYLVLTNAHVTRGATTLQIQTHDGQTRTASIAPNSLLEDKDLALVEFSDTRDYPIATIAEFTPNQDRIGLEVVAAGYVAETGQYRTTKGTLEQVSDRPLREGYSVGYSGDIVQGMSGGGIFVDGELIGINGRSAHPILSNYIYEDGTKPTDAEIQQMRAVNWGISLHTLLTYIRPEILSAYNLPLPQVNPDIETTAPTDYIAELETKAKGFTVRIDSSSTANGSGVIIAKKGNIYTVLTADHVLCEKKKSQDAASKPCLNFTYTVVTSDGKTRNIEKSTIIRQKGVDLAVFQFESQDNYPVAEIANYNPNTSDFVFAAGFPKIGDNPSKWLFSGGIILDKELGLLLTRQSDLSTQQSGTLQSVASLTGGYELVYTSITFGGMSGGAVLDSQGRVIGIHGRSEGAGVTEIQLGYSLGIPISTFIGLQERLKVKPQLLTTAQPQVSPQQQQEIIQAITGVIVPNTNAKADIWIQRGGQLWRLARDQEAIKAFDEAIKQNDPDNVYLAWYGKGLALFELREHQPAIEALQQAINTLPKRENLKKFHSSILQRQSVVYRFLGDFSKIAGTEREARENYEQALTVINQAISLVPNNPNYYNEKWAVLSELKRYDEGLAAITQAIDLAPRAAWYVNRGILYRRQQKYELALDDYNKAIKLNPNHANAYNNRGNLYYDLQKYDLALADYDKAIEINPNFAILYYNRGGVYYNQQKYELALSDINKAIDINPNYAEAYYNRGNIYYDLQKYELALSDINKAIELNPNYAEAYNNRGLLYKDLQKYDLALSDYSKAIDINPNLAEAYVNRGVLYRLQEKYDLALSDYSKAIEINRNLAGTYYNRGVLYRLQEKYDLALADWNKAIEINPNYAEAYVNRGVLYFEQKKYELALSDYNKAIEINPNDAKAYLGRGGLYAILGQPEKAKIDLQQAAILFRQQNNMAAYEKVMQLLQQLGG; the protein is encoded by the coding sequence ATGTTGAAACCCTTTCCCCTACTCCTAAGCCTCCTACTTCTGCCCGTCGTACCAGTTAAAGCGCTATCCCCTTTCTCTGCTCCGGCGATCGTGGCGGAAGACAGCCCAAACGCGCAGATCGAGCGATCGATCCGTCAAGTCACTGTTAAGATTACTAGCGAGATAAATCGGGGATCGGGAATCATTATCGGGAAAAAAGGCAGTATATACCTCGTTTTGACCAACGCTCACGTTACCCGCGGCGCGACCACCCTACAGATCCAAACCCACGACGGCCAAACCCGCACAGCCTCGATCGCGCCGAATTCCCTTTTGGAAGATAAGGATCTGGCCCTCGTGGAGTTTAGCGATACCCGGGATTATCCGATCGCCACCATCGCGGAGTTTACCCCCAATCAAGACAGGATCGGTTTAGAAGTGGTGGCCGCGGGATATGTTGCCGAAACGGGACAGTATCGGACGACAAAGGGAACCCTCGAACAGGTGAGCGATCGACCCCTCCGGGAAGGCTACAGCGTCGGTTATAGTGGCGATATCGTGCAGGGAATGAGTGGCGGCGGCATTTTTGTCGATGGGGAGTTAATCGGCATTAACGGGCGATCGGCCCATCCGATTCTCTCTAACTACATCTACGAAGACGGTACGAAACCCACAGACGCAGAAATCCAACAGATGAGAGCGGTTAACTGGGGCATTTCCCTTCATACCCTATTAACCTACATCCGGCCCGAAATCCTCAGCGCCTATAACCTGCCCCTACCGCAGGTGAACCCCGATATAGAAACCACCGCCCCTACTGACTATATCGCCGAATTAGAAACAAAAGCCAAGGGTTTCACCGTGCGGATTGATAGTAGCAGTACAGCCAATGGAAGTGGCGTAATTATCGCTAAAAAAGGCAATATTTACACGGTTTTAACCGCAGACCATGTATTATGTGAGAAGAAAAAAAGTCAAGATGCTGCAAGTAAACCTTGTCTCAATTTCACCTACACCGTCGTCACCAGCGACGGCAAAACTCGAAACATCGAGAAAAGCACCATCATCCGGCAGAAAGGGGTAGATTTAGCAGTTTTTCAGTTTGAAAGCCAGGACAATTATCCCGTTGCGGAAATAGCGAATTATAACCCAAATACCAGTGATTTTGTTTTTGCGGCAGGCTTCCCCAAAATTGGCGACAATCCCTCGAAATGGTTGTTTAGTGGCGGTATAATTCTCGATAAAGAACTGGGATTACTACTAACCCGCCAAAGTGACTTAAGCACGCAACAAAGTGGAACATTACAAAGTGTTGCTTCTTTAACCGGGGGCTATGAATTAGTTTATACCAGCATCACATTTGGGGGCATGAGTGGCGGTGCAGTCTTAGACTCTCAGGGGAGAGTAATAGGGATTCATGGACGTTCAGAAGGAGCAGGGGTAACGGAAATTCAGTTAGGGTATAGTTTAGGGATTCCTATTAGCACTTTTATCGGATTGCAAGAAAGATTGAAGGTAAAACCGCAATTATTAACCACTGCTCAACCCCAAGTTAGTCCGCAACAACAACAAGAAATTATTCAAGCGATTACTGGTGTTATTGTCCCTAATACCAATGCGAAGGCGGATATTTGGATACAAAGGGGGGGACAATTATGGCGGTTAGCAAGGGATCAGGAAGCAATTAAAGCCTTTGATGAAGCGATTAAGCAAAATGACCCCGATAATGTCTATTTAGCCTGGTATGGTAAGGGATTAGCGTTATTTGAATTACGCGAACATCAACCAGCTATAGAAGCTTTGCAACAAGCGATTAATACCTTACCTAAACGGGAAAATTTAAAGAAGTTTCACAGTAGTATTTTACAACGGCAAAGTGTAGTTTATCGCTTTTTAGGTGACTTCTCAAAAATTGCAGGTACAGAAAGAGAAGCCAGAGAAAATTATGAGCAAGCATTAACGGTGATTAATCAGGCGATTTCTCTGGTTCCCAATAACCCCAATTACTATAATGAGAAATGGGCAGTATTAAGTGAATTAAAACGCTATGATGAGGGATTAGCGGCGATTACTCAGGCAATTGATCTCGCTCCCCGTGCTGCTTGGTATGTCAATCGAGGGATTCTTTACCGTCGCCAACAAAAATACGAATTAGCATTAGATGACTACAACAAAGCTATTAAACTTAATCCTAATCATGCTAATGCTTATAACAATCGTGGGAATCTTTACTATGACTTGCAGAAATACGATTTAGCTTTAGCTGACTACGACAAAGCCATTGAAATTAATCCTAATTTTGCTATACTTTACTACAATCGGGGGGGTGTTTACTATAACCAGCAGAAATACGAATTAGCCCTCTCTGACATCAACAAAGCCATTGACATTAATCCTAATTATGCTGAGGCTTACTACAATCGGGGGAATATTTACTATGACTTGCAGAAATACGAATTAGCCCTCTCTGACATCAACAAAGCCATTGAACTTAATCCTAATTATGCTGAGGCTTACAACAATCGGGGGCTTCTTTACAAAGACTTGCAGAAATACGATTTAGCCCTCTCTGACTACAGCAAAGCTATTGACATTAATCCTAATTTAGCTGAGGCTTACGTCAATCGGGGGGTTCTTTACCGTCTCCAAGAAAAATACGATTTAGCCCTCTCTGACTACAGCAAAGCTATTGAAATTAATCGTAATCTTGCTGGGACTTACTACAATCGGGGGGTTCTTTACCGTCTCCAAGAAAAATACGATTTAGCTTTAGCTGACTGGAACAAAGCTATTGAAATTAATCCTAATTATGCTGAGGCTTACGTCAATCGGGGGGTTCTTTACTTTGAGCAAAAAAAATACGAATTAGCCCTCTCTGACTACAACAAAGCTATTGAAATTAATCCTAATGATGCTAAGGCTTACTTAGGTCGTGGTGGTTTATATGCCATATTAGGACAACCCGAAAAAGCAAAAATTGATCTACAACAAGCAGCTATATTATTCCGCCAACAGAATAATATGGCTGCTTATGAAAAGGTGATGCAACTTTTACAACAATTAGGGGGATAA
- a CDS encoding type II toxin-antitoxin system HicA family toxin yields the protein MESREIIKKPKDEGWYQVGTTGSHHHFKHPHKKGKVTVPHPKKDIPLKTLISIEKQAGIKLR from the coding sequence ATGGAAAGTCGAGAAATTATCAAAAAACCGAAGGATGAGGGATGGTATCAAGTAGGTACAACAGGAAGTCATCATCATTTTAAACATCCCCATAAAAAAGGGAAAGTGACTGTTCCTCACCCTAAAAAGGATATTCCCCTTAAAACCCTAATCAGTATCGAAAAACAAGCTGGTATTAAATTACGATAA
- a CDS encoding Uma2 family endonuclease, with protein sequence MVSKSPTITDAELIRLSCQNPELGFERNADGTLVTMPPIGSISANRELKAGARLLYWVEQNGLGEVFSSSGGFKLANSAVRSPDVAFVARERLPSGWQEREDEFLDLAPDFVIEIRSKTDSLSKLKRKMEEYRENGVKLGWLIDRHNKQAFVYRQDGTITCYPENAILSGEDVVPGFTLALEILL encoded by the coding sequence ATGGTAAGCAAATCCCCGACGATTACTGATGCGGAATTAATTCGCCTCAGTTGTCAGAACCCGGAATTAGGCTTTGAACGCAATGCAGATGGAACGTTAGTCACTATGCCCCCGATCGGAAGTATTTCAGCGAATCGAGAACTGAAAGCCGGCGCTCGCCTGCTCTACTGGGTCGAACAGAACGGGTTAGGAGAGGTATTTAGTTCTAGCGGCGGTTTTAAACTGGCCAATAGCGCGGTACGCTCTCCCGATGTGGCTTTCGTGGCGAGAGAACGTTTACCGTCCGGTTGGCAGGAAAGGGAGGATGAATTTCTCGATCTCGCGCCGGATTTCGTGATCGAGATCCGTTCTAAAACCGATAGTTTATCCAAGTTAAAGCGGAAAATGGAGGAGTATCGGGAGAACGGGGTGAAGTTAGGATGGTTGATTGATCGCCACAATAAACAGGCTTTCGTCTACCGTCAGGACGGGACGATTACCTGTTATCCCGAGAACGCGATTTTAAGCGGGGAAGATGTGGTTCCGGGGTTCACCCTAGCGCTAGAAATCTTGCTGTAA
- a CDS encoding DUF2442 domain-containing protein yields MYLVHESIVKAQKVWVEDKWICIRLEDDREIRFPAYKNKRLSKATFEQLAEVELICDGTGLHWETLDEDLSIIGILEGRLGA; encoded by the coding sequence ATGTATTTGGTACATGAAAGCATAGTAAAAGCTCAAAAAGTTTGGGTTGAAGATAAATGGATTTGTATTCGTTTAGAAGACGATAGAGAAATTCGTTTTCCTGCTTATAAAAATAAACGCTTATCAAAAGCAACCTTTGAACAATTAGCAGAGGTTGAGTTAATTTGTGATGGCACGGGATTACATTGGGAAACCTTAGATGAGGATTTGTCCATCATTGGCATTTTAGAAGGAAGATTGGGTGCTTAA
- a CDS encoding type II toxin-antitoxin system HicB family antitoxin: MITYLATVHKDNHSDYGVQFYDFPGCISAGETIEEAKKMATEALKGHISFMLADGDEIPTPSTLETILTDADHQDAIAFLLIEVSEAILNHQELCVKN; the protein is encoded by the coding sequence ATGATTACTTATTTAGCCACCGTTCATAAAGATAACCATAGTGATTATGGGGTACAATTTTATGACTTTCCGGGTTGTATTAGTGCAGGAGAAACCATCGAAGAAGCGAAAAAAATGGCAACTGAAGCCTTAAAAGGTCATATTTCCTTCATGTTGGCAGATGGGGACGAAATTCCCACCCCTAGCACCCTCGAAACCATTTTAACCGACGCGGATCATCAAGATGCGATCGCTTTTCTGCTCATTGAGGTATCAGAAGCTATTTTAAACCATCAGGAATTGTGTGTAAAAAACTAG
- the murI gene encoding glutamate racemase — translation MRESQLSPIGVFDSGVGGLTVLRELYRQLPQESILYFADTARLPYGTRSKGEIIEFVREILTWMGERRVKMVIMACNTSSALALEEVRAEFKDLPILGVILPGAKTAVKQGKRIGVISTPATAKSNAYKQAIQEIDPTAQVWQIPCPEFVPLIEANRIFDPYTTQVAREYLQPLLAENIDTLVYGCTHYRHLSPVLRRLLPSSVRLVDPAAAVVRAAEKELELLGIKNPETPLPTNFAVSGDPNTFARLSRQWLGFSPTVEKVYLPVPVL, via the coding sequence ATGAGAGAATCACAACTTAGTCCGATTGGTGTGTTTGATAGTGGTGTGGGTGGACTGACCGTTTTAAGGGAGTTGTATCGACAACTGCCCCAAGAATCAATTCTCTATTTCGCTGATACCGCTAGACTTCCTTACGGAACCCGTTCTAAAGGGGAAATTATCGAATTTGTCCGGGAAATTCTCACTTGGATGGGCGAGCGCCGGGTGAAAATGGTGATTATGGCCTGTAATACCAGTTCCGCCTTGGCTTTAGAAGAAGTACGGGCCGAATTTAAAGATTTACCGATTTTGGGGGTAATTTTGCCCGGGGCAAAAACTGCCGTTAAACAAGGAAAGCGCATTGGTGTGATTTCTACCCCGGCTACGGCTAAAAGTAATGCCTATAAACAGGCGATTCAAGAAATCGATCCTACTGCCCAAGTTTGGCAAATTCCCTGTCCTGAATTTGTACCTTTGATCGAGGCTAACCGCATTTTTGACCCCTACACCACGCAAGTGGCTAGGGAATATCTTCAGCCTTTACTGGCAGAAAATATTGATACTCTGGTCTATGGTTGTACCCATTATCGCCATCTTTCCCCGGTTTTACGTCGTCTTTTACCTAGTTCCGTGCGCTTGGTAGATCCCGCCGCTGCCGTTGTGCGAGCGGCGGAAAAAGAGCTAGAATTATTAGGTATAAAAAATCCCGAAACACCCCTACCTACTAACTTCGCAGTTAGCGGTGATCCTAACACTTTTGCCCGTTTATCTCGTCAATGGCTCGGTTTTTCTCCTACGGTAGAAAAGGTTTATTTACCCGTCCCTGTTTTATAA
- a CDS encoding S1C family serine protease, protein MKPITFTLSVLLATTGLLVQPGNFLMENVPPILAQEQTASRVYQKASPAVVTVKNGSGHGSGFLVSPDGIIITNAHVVADGPRVVTVKFSNGQQASADVIGFAKNGVDLAVLRIYNRQNLPYLPLARANSAKVGESVFVIGTPLNEDYQNTLTQGIISRLDPEKGIVQHNANINKGNSGGPLLNSRGEVVGVNVAGDIGSYVYDGAGNPIGLTQSGINFAVSLDRLQAFLTAVKTGDVSTVSTLGQDDQVQLLALPLNGQTVQGNLTKDQNQQYYGFEGRAGQKIVLDMNSNEIAPYLVLYRVFQSSEGTKYPQVARSNQRVDRAPGDFNARLVTELPADGVYILVATSREGGESGRYTLNAAANP, encoded by the coding sequence ATGAAACCAATTACTTTCACCCTATCGGTGCTACTGGCCACCACTGGCCTACTCGTTCAACCGGGAAACTTCCTGATGGAAAACGTTCCACCCATCCTCGCGCAGGAGCAGACCGCTTCTAGAGTCTATCAGAAAGCCAGCCCCGCCGTCGTCACCGTCAAAAATGGCAGCGGCCACGGTAGCGGCTTTCTCGTCAGTCCCGACGGTATCATCATTACCAACGCCCACGTTGTTGCGGACGGACCGCGGGTGGTGACGGTGAAATTTTCCAACGGACAGCAGGCCTCGGCAGACGTGATCGGCTTCGCTAAAAATGGCGTGGATTTAGCCGTCCTGCGGATTTATAACCGCCAAAACCTGCCCTATCTTCCCCTGGCCCGTGCGAACTCCGCCAAAGTCGGCGAAAGCGTTTTCGTCATCGGCACACCCTTAAACGAGGACTATCAAAACACCCTCACCCAGGGCATTATCAGCCGTCTCGACCCCGAAAAAGGCATTGTGCAACACAACGCTAATATCAACAAAGGCAATTCCGGCGGGCCGCTTTTGAATTCACGGGGGGAAGTGGTGGGGGTTAACGTCGCAGGCGATATCGGGAGTTACGTTTACGACGGTGCGGGAAACCCGATCGGCCTTACCCAGAGCGGCATTAATTTCGCCGTTTCCCTCGATCGCCTGCAAGCTTTCCTCACCGCAGTTAAAACAGGTGATGTCTCCACCGTCTCAACATTAGGACAGGACGATCAGGTACAGTTACTCGCCCTCCCTCTTAACGGTCAGACCGTTCAAGGCAACTTGACCAAAGACCAAAACCAACAATATTACGGGTTCGAGGGTCGTGCCGGACAGAAAATCGTTCTGGATATGAACAGCAACGAGATCGCTCCCTATCTTGTCCTCTATCGCGTTTTCCAATCTTCCGAGGGGACAAAATACCCACAGGTCGCCCGTAGTAACCAGCGCGTCGATCGCGCCCCCGGGGATTTTAACGCTCGACTTGTAACCGAATTACCTGCCGATGGAGTTTATATCCTAGTGGCTACCTCTCGCGAAGGGGGTGAATCGGGTCGCTACACCCTCAACGCCGCCGCTAACCCTTAA
- a CDS encoding nucleotidyltransferase family protein, with protein MTLKQLIQDKREDILKIATKHGAFNVRVFGSVARGEETENSDIDFLIDYDLAKTSPWFPGGLLVDLEALLGCKVDVVTEKSLHHLIKQRILKEAIKL; from the coding sequence ATGACCTTAAAACAACTCATACAAGACAAACGAGAGGATATCCTAAAAATTGCCACCAAACATGGTGCTTTTAATGTGCGTGTATTTGGTTCCGTTGCTAGAGGTGAGGAAACCGAAAATAGTGATATTGATTTTTTAATTGATTATGATTTAGCTAAAACGTCCCCTTGGTTTCCAGGTGGATTATTAGTTGATTTAGAGGCTCTCTTAGGGTGTAAAGTGGATGTAGTAACTGAAAAAAGCCTTCATCATCTAATTAAACAGCGAATCTTAAAGGAGGCAATTAAGTTATGA
- a CDS encoding DUF4160 domain-containing protein, which yields MVRYISCLAKSGKISFNLMPEIFRLEGYVFFFYANEGNEPMHVHVRRGGGYAKFWLEPLELDYAKGLKTKEIVRAEVIITENIEIIRRKWHDVFGT from the coding sequence ATGGTGCGTTACATTTCATGCTTGGCGAAATCCGGCAAAATAAGCTTTAACCTCATGCCAGAAATTTTCAGACTGGAAGGCTATGTTTTCTTTTTCTATGCCAATGAAGGCAATGAACCCATGCACGTTCACGTTCGACGGGGCGGCGGATATGCTAAATTTTGGCTAGAGCCGCTAGAATTGGATTATGCTAAAGGTCTAAAAACCAAAGAAATTGTTCGGGCTGAAGTTATCATTACAGAAAATATAGAAATAATACGGAGGAAATGGCACGATGTATTTGGTACATGA
- a CDS encoding DUF86 domain-containing protein: protein MNEDQVYLEYILDCIDKIKDYSQGGKQEFFANSMISDAIIRRLQTLAESTQRLSEELKVNIPDVDWRNISGFRNILVHDYLGGIDLNTVWEVVENYLDDLKEQILRYLESVS, encoded by the coding sequence ATGAATGAAGATCAAGTTTATCTTGAATACATTTTAGACTGTATTGATAAAATTAAGGACTATTCCCAAGGAGGAAAACAGGAGTTTTTTGCTAATTCAATGATCAGCGATGCTATCATTAGACGCTTACAAACTTTGGCAGAATCAACTCAACGGCTTTCGGAGGAATTAAAGGTCAATATTCCCGATGTTGACTGGCGTAATATTTCTGGTTTTAGGAATATTTTAGTACATGATTATTTAGGGGGAATTGACCTTAATACAGTTTGGGAGGTGGTAGAAAATTATTTGGATGATTTGAAAGAACAGATTTTAAGATATCTAGAATCAGTTTCTTAG
- a CDS encoding COP23 domain-containing protein yields MNSRYISHRLACVGLLATVLLGGIAPGFSQSTTPNGVTFFCKEVFDRASGGKIPATLAWIPQRSGNVRIIGWKSEYFSKRSPVRCEEVTKKFQEAYNQGRFNYLTTGRAKGYPIICSVSRSGDPCDGNSQLFTLKPHDNPDLVLQQLMDILEGKSSDMLLQNSGDKTYISMTEFFAKAPLADRDAPCGTRSAGPQNNCVPTR; encoded by the coding sequence ATGAACTCTAGATATATTTCCCACCGTCTCGCTTGCGTCGGCCTCCTCGCCACTGTCCTCCTCGGTGGTATCGCCCCCGGTTTCAGCCAATCGACCACCCCGAATGGCGTCACCTTCTTCTGTAAAGAGGTGTTCGATCGCGCATCGGGAGGAAAAATCCCCGCTACCCTGGCTTGGATTCCCCAAAGGAGCGGCAATGTGCGGATTATCGGCTGGAAATCGGAATATTTCTCCAAACGTTCCCCGGTTCGTTGCGAGGAAGTCACGAAAAAATTCCAGGAAGCCTATAATCAAGGGCGTTTTAACTATCTCACCACCGGCCGGGCGAAGGGATACCCGATCATCTGCAGCGTTTCACGATCCGGCGATCCCTGCGATGGTAATAGCCAACTTTTTACCCTTAAACCCCACGACAATCCAGATTTAGTCTTGCAACAACTCATGGACATCCTAGAGGGGAAAAGCTCGGATATGCTCCTCCAGAATTCCGGAGATAAAACCTATATCTCGATGACGGAGTTTTTCGCCAAAGCACCACTCGCCGATCGCGACGCACCCTGTGGTACGAGATCTGCTGGCCCGCAAAATAATTGCGTTCCCACCCGCTAG
- a CDS encoding tetratricopeptide repeat protein: MKSFALLTTVSLLGLSTLATVRPVMALESRQPVETLITQANYKKAIAHFNRGINYIQQEKYDLALAQFNRAIELDPDYTEAYLGRGMIYTIREQWRPAFQDLNTAIRLNPRAAYAYHFRGYVHLAFNQRQNAIADLTTAAELFRQQGNPEMYNSAIEALRQIGA, translated from the coding sequence ATGAAATCCTTTGCCCTTCTCACCACCGTCAGCCTGCTCGGCCTCTCCACCCTCGCCACTGTTCGCCCCGTTATGGCCCTAGAAAGCCGACAACCAGTCGAAACCCTGATCACTCAAGCGAACTACAAAAAAGCGATCGCCCACTTTAACCGGGGAATTAACTACATCCAACAGGAAAAATATGATCTCGCCCTCGCTCAATTCAACAGAGCGATCGAACTCGATCCGGACTATACCGAAGCTTACCTCGGTCGGGGCATGATTTACACGATTCGTGAACAATGGCGGCCGGCGTTTCAAGACCTGAACACCGCGATCCGACTAAACCCCCGCGCTGCCTACGCTTACCATTTCCGCGGATACGTCCATCTCGCATTTAACCAGAGACAAAATGCGATCGCCGATCTAACAACGGCCGCCGAATTATTTCGCCAGCAGGGAAACCCAGAAATGTACAACAGCGCCATAGAAGCACTACGGCAGATAGGTGCGTAA